Part of the Quercus lobata isolate SW786 chromosome 6, ValleyOak3.0 Primary Assembly, whole genome shotgun sequence genome, ttctcCCTTTATTTCTAATAAGAAATCATAATTAGTACAAGATGAACACATTTAAGAGCATTTCTATTCTTTTGATTGAAGCTAGATGCATGTATATTCCCCCAATCTTTCAAACACGTATAgttaaaataattgtaaatgATAGCTGTGGCTAACTATAAAGAAGCAGCCAAAGCAAGGAGAAAAAGATGACCACCAATGTCTCATCTCTAACAAGCACGCCTTCTTGTAAAGCTAAAATTTAAGGTTTAAAGTTTGAGTTTTATGCTTAAAGTAAGtgtttattcagcaaaaaaagattaaagaatgcTTTTGTGTTCCCCGTGGTTCATTGCCATTTATACAAATTACAAAGTATGCGTGACAATGTTGGTTTCTAACTCTACATTTGGAGCAATTATATATGGGCATGATTCTTCTTTAATataacaacattatttttagacgaGCGTGTTGTTGAATCCACTTGCCAAAAGTTTTTTCCATGATAAGTGAACTTTAGTTTaatgatttgtattttttgatttgattgttcaattggCTATTGTGGACCCTTAAAGCTTTCTTACTCAGATTTCATTTCACACATGGTGGTGTGTGGTGGGGAAGATCAGATACAGTATAATTGTGACGTGGCAGAACAAGAAGAAGCACGTGTTGGTCTTCGATGCACTGTGTTTGTAAGTTTGTGACATATGTTTATTATTATAGCAGCCATGAAAGGGGACCATTATCCATTCATTGTTTTGGTCTTGTAAGTAAAATTCCTAATATGGGTTGGTGATCTTTCAGGGGGGAAGAGATATATATATgggactttttgtttttgagatcTATGAGCATCATTATTGGAGTTGCTCATCCATTGTTGGGTTGGGTTCCATTAGCTGATCAAATCTTGACCCTGGCTCTAAACTCTACTTGACCCTAAAAATGAGTCCTAATGTGTGTGAAACAGGCAAACTGCAATATCAACTGTGCTATAATTACCATGCACGCGTGCATTTTTAGTTTGCTAGAGATGCCACTTTCAGTGTGTATGATAACTTTTGGAGAATGGTATTTTGTGCATTCAATATGTATAATCATCATCTCTCTTTTATAAACACATGAATTTCTCGTAAAAATCTACATGTTTGTGAGAAAGATGATgcatatttaaaatgttttaagaTAGTTATGTTGCAATTTGCAATTGGTTTGGCTAAGTATATATAAGGGAatctaaatgattttttataaatatggtatatatatatatatatatatatacccgaTGTATGTGATTATTATTACGACTTGCAAATGGTTTGGTTAAGCATTAAAGGACCAGAGTTAGGGTTATATACCATGTTATGTGCAGCaattgggctaaattttttggtCTTTTGCATTAAGATAATTAGAAATTCGTTTCTATACCTGACACCCACAAAATTTATGAGTTccctttaaaagaaaaaaaaaggtttagatATCTTAATAACTTTAGtggaaaattacaatttatctcATATTGTTTGGTCCTAGTTATCATATAATTTAATTCACAATTTTCAATTGCTACATACGATATTTGACTCCATATGACTTGTAATAAACTGAAATGGTTTgagtttttgttcaaattttacattttgtcgacaaaaatcattttcctaatTGTAATCTACTCTCGTTACAACTTAGTCACACAACCTTTTCAACTTCTACATTTTTACCCCTAAAAtttggactaaaatgaaatcctAGACTTTATATTGGACAAAATCCtaacaattatattttagtCTAAATATTAGTTGATCACAcctaacaattaaaaatttatggaCTAAATTATAGTAGGACCACACCATAGGGGTCAATTATAATTTAccataaattcaaataataatgaGGTCAAAAGTTTCATAGAAACAAAAGCGatctcataaataaaattaaatgttcAAGTATATCACAGAAAAAGTACAAATGTCCAATTAGCCGggcaattttcttttataaaagtaattatgtaaaatattcAATATGTATTGTAcaacaagatatatataaatatatatatatatatatatatatatattcataagaAGACAATAAcctttattaagacaaagataACAACATTATATCATAAGTCACAACAGACTCAACTATATAAGGAGTTTCTTCTATCCAAGTTACATAACCAACAACATGCCTAGCATATTGTGCCAATAAATGAGCTAGACAATTACCCTGTCGAAGAATATGTGATACCCTTGACCTCCGGAAGTCTTGCAATTTCAATCTAGTCCCCTCAATTAGAGTGCTTATTGCTGATAGTGGTTCACTACATCCAGTTATTGCATCACAAACAATTTTGGAGTCACTCTCAAATATAACATCCCGAACACCCACGTCCCAGGCAAATAAAATGCTCTCCTCTAATGCCTTTGCCTTGGCCTCCAATGGCCCCAGAGGTACTAGAAGTGCCTTGCTAAGAGTTGCTTCAACTTGTCCATCATGGTCTTGAATGATAGTTCCTACTCCGATAGAATTGGTGCTTTCAAAGATTGCAGCATCACTATTAATTTTGTACTACAGGTCACCGGGGGCTCCCATCTTACCTCTTACTTAGGACTGGTCTGGGATAGCTTCAAATTTGCATTCTGGAACTCATCTAGCATGTATTGTGCCTTTTGCAGAATAGCTACACCTAGTAGTCTTGCCTTATCAAGCCTAACTTCATTACGGTTGAACCATAAACACCAAGCCACCATAATGACAAGCTCTAGCAAGTCATCCCCCATTCTTTGCCTGAACTTCAAGTGCCATAAAAAATCTACAAATTCTAGAAAATTGGCCCCACGTACTTCAAAGGGAATACCAGAAAGCTTCCAAATCTCCTGCATTTTTTCATAATCCCACAGTACATGCCTGCTACTCTTAGCCCCCAAACTGCATGCCTCATAAGTAGGATTATCAATCACTTTTCGGTGACATAAGTTGGCTTTTGTCGATATGATATTGTTACTCGCACGCCATGCAAAGGACTTGACTTTGTTTGGAATGTTGAGCCTCCATATGGTTTTCCAAAACAGTTTATTTGACCGGTTGTTTGATGCTTCCCCAAAACTCCTATCGTGTACCATCTCCATCTCCAAGGCTAATTTGTAAGCACTACGCACCGTGAAGTCCCCTTTTGGGGTAAATGCCTAGACCATTTGATCACAAGGAAGTCGAAAGTTAAGGGGAATGCTTAGAATTGCAAAGGCATCTGTTGGGGAGAAAAATTGTTGAACCATATCAGCCCTCCAAGCCCGTGTGTATGGGTCAATGAGCAGGgaaacctttgcatcaagtgGGACATTGGCCGGGCTTGATGTGATTTTGAAAGTAGATGGTTTAGTAAGCCATTTATCCCTCCAAATATGTAGTGATTGTCCATTCTCCACCTACCATTGATGCCTTTTCTGAACAATTTTTTGACTTGCCAAGATACTATGCCAAGCGAAAGAGGGATGGTTGCCTAATTTAGCCGAAAGGAAATCCCCATCAAGAAAGTACCGTGCCTTGAAGACTTTATGGACCAATGAGGTAGTGTTAGTTTGCAATCTCCAACCCTGTTTTGCTGAAAGAGCATGGTTAAAGGCTTTAAGATCGCGAAAACCCAAACCACCCTCTTCCTTTGGTAGACACATCTTGTCCCAGCTCAACCAGgccattttgtttttctcatttgttttcCCCCACCAAAATTTACATACCATACTAGTCATCTCATCACAAAGAACATTAGGGAGTTTAAAGAAACTCATAGTATACGTTGGCACCACTTGTGCCCTAATCTTGATCAAGATCTCTTTTCCTGCATTGGATAACAACTTCTCTCTCCTCCCCGAAAGTTTACCGTCCAACCTCTCAATTAATTGATGAAATGTGTTACACTAACTTTTTCCTACTAGTGATGGAAGCCTAAGGTACTTCTCATGTTGCTTAATGATCTCTGCCCCAAATCTGTGCTTGATCTCATCTTAGCAAGTTTTATATAATCAAAAGgaagatatataattaaatctTATAATGTAAAAAAGTCTAAAAGAGAAATTTAATCAAGACCCttctcttttaatatttttcaagtAAAGACATGTATATAGATGTATGCATACAGGTACAAATATATGCCCATATATGTGTGtttataaatttcaattatgttttcttattataatcgccctccaaacaaaaattctttaCTCCACACTTGGTTATGTGAGGTTAAgctgtaatttaattttttttaattaagatttatatttatttaccaACTTCTTATCATACCACGCAATAATTTGGTTGACGAGCAAATGGTGTAATTAAagagagatttaaaaaataataataataaaatctaagTTAAAAAGTACTCAAAGAGTTAAGATTgataaagaaacaataaaaatttcaattgctaTAATTAGGacacaaaacataaataaattttaaaaaaataaaactaaggacccttaaaaaaattcaaaaaaaaaaaaaaaaaccccaataaattgagagagaaggggagaggggggggggggtggtggagGGGGTCATAGATTAGCATATCTTTTTTAAGTAGCCATAagtcaatttatattttgaacaaaTTAATTGCATTATTATGTAGTACGATTACTCTTGtagaaaagaaagagatgaGGAAAAGAGGAATCGAAttgttttttttgagaaggaaggAATCATTTTGTTGATGATGttacttaattatttttcacttttattttggAACAGGTTAATGTGTATGTTTATCATGAATGAAAAATAGTTAGTAGTTGGTACACGTGTATTACGATTAGATTGcatggaaaagaaagagaaccGGAGAATtataaagggaaaaagaagGTTTTATCgatatttgtgtttttcacgTTTATTTTGTAATGGATTATAAGGCCAAATTTGAGAGCACCAAAGCTATAATCTTTTAAAAGATGGATTTCGATTCAAATCAAGGATAAAGGAGGCATAAGCCTACAATTAGAAGAACCAAATTACCAAAGACAATTTGTCCATCGTTGAGGCTAAATGAAATatgttcttttttatatatatgtttttaattataaagcACTTtcctaaatttaaaatttagaaatatgTTTATCTTGAGAAGTATATGAATATCAAACCAACGTGTGTATATGATAAACTCCTCAATGGATTGTTATGATTGTTTTGCTTTTGTACTTAATTTTGATGGCAAAGGAAATAGCactgaaattttcaaaagaaaacgtttttatttatttatttattaggttTCTAAACATGAATTTGACATGAAAATGTCACAAGCTCTAAGATGTTAAATATTGATACCCCATAAGATAATGAcacttatctaaaaaaaagtttcaaactcCTAGGGGGGCCATGGCTCCCCTGGTCTCCATGTGGCTCAACCTTAGGTCATTATACATGTACTACTTTTGCTAATTTGATAGGGTTAGTGATATACCACTCATGCAAGTTTGACAGTATTAGAAGAGAATAATAACATGAGATTCGAAAATATGGATTAGCTAACCGTCCATGGTTACTTCTTCTTGTAGCAAATTGACCATTGGTAACAATCAAATTGTCATATTAATTCACTAATAAAGTGACACATATGCTAAAAATGAAAGGCATGGAGAGGAGGGGACCAAAAATCCTCTAATTTGCTTAAGCCACCCGTATGTGCTATGTAGTATAGTGTTCATATATTCAAGATTTTTCTGATTCAATACAGACATTCTACCCTCAATGTTTGATCACCATCACactatttttttgtcaaaaaagtaTAGCGATTACATTGTATTCAGAAGGTGTTGTTGTGATAGGAATTAGCTAGCTTGGATGACTAAGTGACAAGAAAGATGACGATGACAATGACGATAAGTATGACAAATATTAGCATTTGATGGCAATAGTTTCAGAGCATTTCTAGaaccacaaattattttacaacttttttgttacaattttgaTGTGCCAGACTATGAGTGATTAACCCTCATTTACATAtaaactcacaattttttttttaccaatcatACTCTATCATGTCACAGTTGCAGTAagaagttgtgaaaatttttgtgatcCTAGACTTTAACTTtcatagttttgtttttttttttttttttttttgattggttgtCATGTTATAACTGtgacaacaaaaaagaaattaaaaggaaaGGGCCTGCCTGAGATTGCGATGTGTATCACATGAAATAATCGATAGGAATATGACTAAcaatggaagaaaaaataagaCACCTTAGTCCAGATTCAATGGCACTTCATACATGTACATATTTATCCAAGTCCACCATGTAAAACGACGTGTtctttgaaacttttcttttttttaattcctacTTTTTGGATTTATTCAACAACCATTGTTACTTCCCAACAATGCTACTCTATCACTTATAATGCCATGATTAAAACCCCTTTTTTCCTGGCTTTTGAATCAGATATTTACCTATTTCACAGACTTGAaactctatttctttttttaattttttgggtgaTAAAATTTGTCTGATTATGTGATGTTACGTTTCATAATGCTTGATTTAACAAAACCCACTAAAATAAGTTCATTTTCaataagttagaaaattttgttcagTTTTGGGATTTAAATTCCATCAT contains:
- the LOC115949856 gene encoding uncharacterized protein LOC115949856, which translates into the protein MEMVHDRSFGEASNNRSNKLFWKTIWRLNIPNKVKSFAWRASNNIISTKANLCHRKVIDNPTYEACSLGAKSSRHVLWDYEKMQEIWKLSGIPFEVRGANFLEFVDFLWHLKFRQRMGDDLLELVIMVAWCLWFNRNEVRLDKARLLGVAILQKAQYMLDEFQNANLKLSQTSPNTNSIGVGTIIQDHDGQVEATLSKALLVPLGPLEAKAKALEESILFAWDVGVRDVIFESDSKIVCDAITGCSEPLSAISTLIEGTRLKLQDFRRSRVSHILRQGNCLAHLLAQYARHVVGYVTWIEETPYIVESVVTYDIMLLSLS